In Candidatus Electrothrix scaldis, the genomic window AAAAGGAGGTCCGGCGAGGCCAGGTGGAAAAAATGGAGGACATGGGATTGGAAGATCTGGCCGTAATGCATGAGGCGGCGCATCTTTTCCGCCACCGGGGTCAGGCCGTTGCCGTCTCCAGCCCCGACAAGCATATCCATAGCCTTGGCAGCAGCCAGATGATGACTGACCGGGCAAATGCCGCAGAGCCGCTGGACCAGAACAGGTGCCTCCCAAAAGGGGCGACCGCAGACAAAGCGTTCAAAGCCGCGAAACTCGACAATATGGAGACGGCTTTCCGTGACCTGATGGTTATCATCCAGGTGGATGGTGACCTTGCCGTGCCCTTCAACCCGGGTGACCGGTTCAATAGTGATTTTTTGTGCCATAATGGTTTATCAGCTCCGATTCCTGGGTTGCTTAATCAAATTTAATGACTTCATAGGGGAGTTTCGCTTTCTGACCTGTCACCAGGGCAGTTAATGCCCCGTAGATCAGATCAGCCCTGGGTGGGCAGCCGGGCAGGAAATAATCCATCTTCACGATCTCGTGACAGGGATAGACCTTGTCCAGCAGCGCGGGCAGTTCTGCATCATTGGGCAGAATTCGCTCCGGGTTTGCCTGGGCCGTGGATGGAGTGTTCAGATAGGCCTCTTCCAGGCATTCCTGGATGGGAATATTATTGCGCATGGCTGGTAACCCGCCCATGATGGCGCATTCGCCCACTGCCACCAGGATACGGCAATGTTTGCGGAAATCACGCAGGGTATGAATATGCTCATCATTACAGCAGCCGCCTTCAATCAGGGCGATATCGCAGTCCTGCTCAAAGGTCTTGATGTCGTTGATCGGGCTTTTG contains:
- a CDS encoding NADP oxidoreductase → MKKPIIATASLAGCFGCHMSFLDIDERILDLVELVHWGKSPINDIKTFEQDCDIALIEGGCCNDEHIHTLRDFRKHCRILVAVGECAIMGGLPAMRNNIPIQECLEEAYLNTPSTAQANPERILPNDAELPALLDKVYPCHEIVKMDYFLPGCPPRADLIYGALTALVTGQKAKLPYEVIKFD